The following coding sequences lie in one Psychrobacter arenosus genomic window:
- a CDS encoding low molecular weight protein-tyrosine-phosphatase, which yields MAFDNILVVCVGNICRSPMAMALLQAQYLDKHIDSAGVSAAVGQPADTAAIEIMKAQKIDITDHISKQITSELTVNADLILTMSISEAKWIKSKWPHCRGKIFRLGHWLEKDIPDPYRHEFSAFEAAYQDIVASLKLWEDKIS from the coding sequence ATGGCATTCGATAATATTTTAGTGGTTTGCGTAGGTAATATATGTCGCAGCCCAATGGCAATGGCGCTACTGCAAGCACAATATCTGGATAAGCATATTGATTCCGCAGGAGTTTCAGCCGCAGTGGGGCAGCCTGCAGATACTGCAGCTATTGAGATAATGAAAGCTCAGAAAATAGATATTACTGACCATATATCCAAACAGATTACATCAGAATTGACGGTTAATGCTGATTTGATTTTGACTATGTCCATCAGTGAAGCTAAGTGGATTAAATCTAAATGGCCACATTGCCGTGGCAAGATTTTCCGATTGGGACATTGGCTTGAGAAAGACATTCCTGACCCTTATCGTCATGAATTTTCCGCATTTGAAGCCGCCTATCAAGACATCGTAGCTAGCCTAAAACTTTGGGAAGACAAAATTAGTTAA